Proteins from one Bacteroidota bacterium genomic window:
- a CDS encoding porin has protein sequence MKIIPSTIFTLCLFTVGKVFGQAPASPVAVSGFVDAYYSKNFNQPGSRINKLHNFDIAENQFTLSLVEIVLQKKSESVGFRIDADFGTTNDVVQLGSGSATLPFLQQAYLTAVLPIGDGLTVDAGKFVTHMGYEVIESKDNWNYGRSLLFAWAVPYYHTGIRLAYPVASNFIATIHVVNGWNSVTDNNNFKSLGLTLNYTPISSTNLILNVMDGVEQSDAAIAGKKKVFDFIALQQVTESFSLALNVDYGDERTFNGLAIWKGAAIYGRYTVNSKSAVALRGEIFDDPMGYATGTGTPTLDVKEITGTVEYKFADALLMRAEVRYDFSNASLFDNKTIVNSKNNQTTLLVGIVSSF, from the coding sequence ATGAAAATTATACCCAGTACAATATTTACGCTTTGCCTGTTTACCGTTGGGAAGGTATTTGGACAGGCACCAGCATCGCCAGTAGCTGTTTCAGGATTTGTTGACGCGTATTACAGCAAGAATTTCAATCAACCGGGAAGTCGTATAAACAAACTACACAACTTCGATATCGCAGAAAATCAATTCACGTTGAGTTTGGTGGAAATTGTTCTGCAGAAAAAAAGTGAGTCTGTCGGTTTCCGCATTGACGCAGATTTCGGAACAACAAACGATGTTGTTCAATTAGGAAGTGGAAGCGCAACGCTTCCGTTTCTTCAACAAGCATATCTGACCGCGGTACTTCCAATTGGAGATGGATTAACAGTTGATGCCGGAAAGTTTGTTACGCACATGGGGTACGAAGTCATTGAATCAAAAGATAACTGGAATTATGGCCGTTCATTGTTGTTTGCATGGGCGGTTCCATATTATCACACCGGAATTCGGTTGGCATATCCCGTTGCGAGTAATTTCATCGCTACTATTCATGTCGTAAACGGATGGAATTCTGTCACCGATAATAACAACTTCAAATCACTTGGACTGACGCTGAATTATACTCCGATCAGTTCGACAAATCTCATTCTTAATGTCATGGATGGTGTTGAACAATCAGACGCCGCAATCGCCGGAAAGAAAAAAGTATTTGATTTTATCGCACTCCAACAAGTCACGGAATCGTTTTCGCTTGCGCTGAATGTTGATTATGGTGACGAACGAACATTTAACGGTCTCGCAATTTGGAAAGGTGCTGCGATATACGGGCGCTATACCGTCAATTCAAAATCTGCCGTTGCACTGCGGGGAGAAATCTTTGACGATCCAATGGGATATGCAACCGGAACGGGCACTCCAACGCTTGACGTGAAGGAAATAACTGGAACAGTCGAGTATAAATTCGCCGATGCATTACTTATGCGTGCAGAAGTACGCTACGATTTTTCAAATGCATCTCTTTTTGACAACAAGACAATCGTAAATTCTAAGAACAATCAGACGACATTGCTGGTCGGAATTGTTTCATCATTTTGA
- a CDS encoding sensor histidine kinase KdpD codes for MDTPSQYRPDPDALLNALKKEEEHSKHGKLKIFFGMSAGSGKTYDMLKSAHETKAKGIDIVIGYIETHKRLETEALVSGLEVIPRKKIEYRGVAIEEMDLDAVITRKPKIVLVDELAHTNAPTSRHSRRYQDVLELLEHGIDVHTTLNVQHLESRTDTVAQISGSIVRETVPDSIFEQADEVELIDISPEDLLKRLEEGKVYTPERSRQAIQNFFRKGNLTALREMSLRLTAERVDHQLRDYMQSERITETWKSGQRLLVGIGPSPSTVSLIRWARRMAYTLNATWIAVYVETSKKIDDEAKKQLNNNIKLATDLGAEIITTTDEDVATALVRTAHKNNATQILIGKTANRSFLVSSLLDRIIEKSGDLDVYVIGEHDNSKQQAQKFSIPEFHSGIAQYVFSALIIFISALICYPFSVYLGYQTISLILLLIVVLLPLKFGVGPVLLAAAMSAMLWNFFYIPPQFTFAIGLTQDILMFLAYFAIAAVTGTLTARIRARERTVRRREEHSSALFSLTKQLTIAKTQDEVADAAVKNISTFFASDVSIFLSQPDGDIFTAAHRASMYAVDEKEFSVAAWAYWNEKKAGKFTDTLPSSESTYYPISGPRYPLGVIGVKNKNNNKQFTLEQETLLQNFIAQIASTLEREQLNELAKRTIVYAESEKLYRTLFNSISHELRTPIAAIISAAESLSTDHQKEFVGEIHTAADRLNRLVENLLDMTRLESGQLAPKLDWCDVNDLFRSSVQKLKKELAHHTIKIVVPDGMPFVKLDFGLMEQVFTNLLYNISLYTPFGTTAVLMAKMEEKECTFTISDNGPGFPNGTLKHLFEKFYRVPGSRTGGTGLGLSIVKGFVEAHKGTITAANGFNGGAEFTISIPTDTHFSNL; via the coding sequence ATGGACACACCTTCTCAATATCGTCCCGATCCTGATGCTCTTCTCAATGCACTAAAAAAAGAAGAAGAACATTCCAAACATGGAAAATTAAAGATCTTCTTTGGAATGTCCGCCGGCTCCGGTAAGACGTATGATATGCTGAAATCCGCTCACGAGACGAAAGCAAAAGGGATCGATATTGTCATTGGCTATATTGAAACGCATAAAAGACTCGAGACAGAAGCACTTGTTTCCGGTCTGGAAGTCATTCCAAGAAAAAAAATCGAATATCGTGGCGTTGCAATAGAGGAAATGGATCTTGATGCAGTAATCACACGAAAACCGAAAATTGTCCTTGTAGATGAACTCGCTCATACCAATGCGCCGACAAGCCGTCACAGCAGACGGTATCAGGATGTGTTGGAACTGCTTGAACACGGAATTGATGTGCATACAACGCTTAATGTTCAGCATCTCGAGAGTCGCACGGATACTGTTGCACAAATCAGCGGATCGATTGTTCGCGAAACAGTTCCGGATTCTATCTTTGAACAAGCAGATGAAGTTGAACTGATCGATATCTCCCCGGAAGATCTTCTGAAGCGTCTAGAGGAAGGCAAGGTGTATACACCGGAACGTTCCCGACAAGCAATCCAGAATTTTTTCCGCAAAGGCAATCTTACTGCATTACGCGAAATGTCTCTCCGACTCACAGCAGAGCGGGTTGACCACCAATTGCGCGATTATATGCAATCAGAACGGATTACGGAAACATGGAAGTCCGGTCAGCGTCTGCTTGTCGGCATCGGTCCGAGTCCGTCCACTGTCTCTCTTATCCGATGGGCGCGGAGAATGGCATACACATTGAACGCAACGTGGATCGCCGTCTATGTGGAAACATCCAAGAAGATTGACGATGAAGCAAAGAAACAACTGAACAACAATATTAAACTAGCAACCGATCTTGGTGCAGAGATCATCACAACAACGGATGAAGATGTTGCAACGGCATTAGTGCGAACGGCACACAAAAATAACGCTACACAGATCCTGATCGGAAAAACAGCAAACCGTTCTTTTCTTGTCTCTTCATTGCTTGACCGAATAATTGAAAAAAGCGGCGATCTGGACGTGTATGTCATCGGTGAACATGATAATTCAAAACAACAAGCTCAAAAATTCTCCATTCCGGAATTCCACTCGGGAATTGCGCAATACGTATTTTCAGCGCTCATAATTTTTATCTCCGCACTCATCTGCTATCCTTTTTCGGTATACCTAGGCTACCAAACCATTTCACTCATTTTGTTATTGATTGTTGTTCTTCTGCCGCTCAAATTCGGCGTCGGTCCCGTTCTGCTTGCTGCTGCAATGAGTGCAATGCTCTGGAATTTTTTTTACATTCCTCCGCAATTTACATTTGCGATTGGTCTCACGCAGGATATTCTGATGTTTCTTGCCTACTTTGCAATCGCAGCGGTTACCGGAACGCTCACCGCACGCATCCGTGCACGGGAACGGACAGTACGCCGGAGGGAAGAACATTCTTCCGCTCTTTTTTCTCTTACCAAACAATTGACCATTGCAAAAACGCAGGATGAAGTTGCCGATGCGGCCGTGAAAAACATTTCTACATTCTTTGCTTCCGACGTTTCGATTTTCCTCAGTCAACCGGATGGGGATATTTTCACTGCGGCACATCGTGCTAGCATGTATGCCGTTGATGAAAAAGAGTTCAGTGTAGCTGCCTGGGCGTACTGGAATGAAAAAAAAGCAGGAAAATTTACCGATACACTTCCTTCCTCCGAATCGACCTATTATCCGATCTCCGGACCTCGGTACCCACTTGGAGTGATTGGAGTAAAGAACAAGAACAACAACAAACAATTCACGTTGGAACAAGAAACTTTGTTGCAGAATTTTATCGCCCAGATTGCCTCTACACTGGAACGGGAACAGTTAAATGAACTGGCCAAACGAACTATCGTATATGCAGAATCTGAAAAATTATACCGGACATTGTTCAATTCTATCTCTCATGAACTTCGTACGCCGATCGCCGCTATCATTAGTGCTGCTGAATCGTTGTCTACCGATCATCAAAAAGAATTTGTCGGCGAGATCCATACTGCAGCCGATCGGCTAAACCGGCTTGTAGAAAATTTACTGGATATGACACGTCTTGAATCGGGACAACTAGCACCGAAACTCGACTGGTGCGATGTCAACGATCTCTTTCGCTCTTCGGTTCAAAAATTGAAAAAAGAGCTTGCACATCATACCATAAAGATTGTTGTGCCGGACGGAATGCCGTTTGTTAAACTTGATTTTGGCTTAATGGAACAAGTTTTTACAAATCTATTATATAATATTTCGCTCTATACCCCTTTCGGAACCACTGCCGTTCTGATGGCAAAAATGGAAGAAAAAGAATGTACTTTTACGATATCGGATAACGGTCCCGGTTTTCCGAACGGCACGCTAAAACATTTGTTTGAAAAATTTTACAGAGTGCCCGGATCACGAACGGGGGGAACCGGTCTGGGTTTATCAATTGTCAAAGGATTTGTTGAAGCACATAAAGGAACGATCACTGCTGCAAACGGATTTAATGGTGGTGCAGAATTTACTATTTCAATTCCAACAGATACACATTTTTCGAATTTGTAA
- a CDS encoding response regulator yields the protein MSLGISILIVDDEVQMRRLLRTTLENEGYKITLAENGSDAIRLSESNRFDLIILDLGLPDFDGIVVLKKIRTWARYPIIILSARTEEQEIISALDAGANDYLTKPFRGGELIARIRTSLRIFNSSAKKESKIVFGAISVDLEAHSVTNNTELIKLTPTEFSLLALFIRNAGKVLTHNFILQQIWGPKFEGESQYTRVYIGQLRKKMEDDPNNPKYFITESGIGYRLSIDTE from the coding sequence ATGTCTTTAGGGATTTCCATATTAATTGTTGACGACGAAGTTCAGATGAGGCGTTTGTTGCGTACGACCCTTGAAAATGAAGGATACAAAATTACTCTGGCAGAAAATGGATCGGATGCCATCCGGTTATCCGAATCAAACCGTTTCGATCTGATTATTCTGGATCTTGGTTTACCAGATTTCGACGGTATTGTAGTGTTAAAAAAAATCCGCACATGGGCTCGTTATCCTATTATTATTCTTTCGGCAAGGACTGAAGAACAAGAGATTATATCGGCACTTGATGCTGGTGCAAATGATTATCTCACGAAACCGTTTCGAGGTGGTGAATTGATCGCCCGTATTCGCACGTCACTCCGTATTTTTAATTCTTCTGCGAAAAAGGAATCGAAGATTGTCTTTGGAGCCATTAGCGTTGATCTTGAAGCACACTCTGTAACCAATAATACGGAATTGATAAAACTCACTCCGACAGAATTTTCACTGCTGGCATTATTCATCCGTAATGCCGGTAAAGTGCTCACGCACAACTTTATTTTGCAGCAGATTTGGGGTCCGAAATTTGAAGGGGAGTCACAATACACTCGCGTTTATATCGGGCAGTTGCGAAAAAAAATGGAAGACGATCCAAACAACCCAAAATATTTTATCACGGAATCCGGAATCGGATACCGCTTATCGATTGATACAGAATAA
- a CDS encoding GNAT family N-acetyltransferase yields the protein MNSLQTIPVSSNDIDQLLIFMERFYAVDGYLFNAEQTRSSLKEFISNSDRGMIWIVKEKNIPIGYIILAIIYSFEFGGRNAFIDEFYLENEFRGKGIGKKVMEYITEEAKQMNIKALHLEVEHHNEKAIHLYRAFKFHEHHRIVMTRMINE from the coding sequence ATGAACTCACTTCAAACAATCCCAGTCAGTTCAAACGATATTGATCAGCTTCTTATTTTTATGGAGCGGTTCTATGCCGTCGACGGTTATCTGTTTAATGCAGAACAAACTCGCTCATCTTTAAAAGAATTTATTTCAAACTCAGATAGAGGAATGATCTGGATCGTGAAAGAGAAGAATATTCCAATCGGGTATATTATTCTTGCAATCATTTACAGTTTTGAATTCGGTGGACGGAATGCTTTTATTGATGAATTCTATCTTGAAAATGAATTTCGTGGAAAAGGAATTGGTAAGAAGGTGATGGAATATATTACTGAAGAAGCGAAACAAATGAACATTAAAGCGTTGCATTTAGAAGTTGAACATCATAACGAAAAAGCAATACATCTATACCGAGCATTTAAATTTCATGAACATCATCGTATCGTAATGACAAGAATGATTAACGAATAA
- a CDS encoding phosphate/phosphite/phosphonate ABC transporter substrate-binding protein: MKNQSVLFLRLILICTVISSINCDRPVKQEIVPQYSKEPTLQTAHVNYIFAIHPLHNSHRYFEVYQPLVDFINRSTKEFSIQLESSKDYAHFEEKLVKRRFHFALPNPYQSVQSLKQGYLIFGKMGDDEQFRGIIVVRKDSHIQSMRDLRGKAISFPSATALAAAMMPKYFLKMNGLDVEKEADCRYVGSQESSIMNVFLGKTVAGCTWPPPWKSFIKDHPEVDSAVTIQWQTDPLINNGLVVRDDVPERHRNIFADILFTLQKHQEGKEILNRINLSRFVAISQQQYISRVNIFLRKYEHEFGSLPEIGGK, from the coding sequence ATGAAAAACCAATCGGTTCTTTTTCTTCGATTGATACTGATCTGTACAGTGATATCATCCATCAACTGTGATAGGCCGGTAAAACAAGAAATTGTACCGCAATATAGTAAAGAACCGACACTACAAACTGCACATGTCAACTACATCTTTGCAATCCACCCCTTACATAATTCGCATCGTTATTTTGAAGTATATCAACCCTTAGTGGATTTTATCAATCGTTCTACCAAAGAATTTTCCATTCAACTTGAATCCTCAAAAGATTATGCTCATTTCGAAGAAAAACTAGTGAAGAGAAGATTCCATTTTGCGTTACCCAACCCGTATCAAAGTGTGCAGTCATTGAAACAGGGATATCTCATTTTCGGAAAAATGGGTGATGATGAACAATTCCGTGGAATTATTGTTGTTCGGAAAGACAGCCATATTCAATCCATGAGAGATCTCCGTGGAAAAGCAATCAGTTTTCCATCGGCCACAGCTCTTGCAGCGGCAATGATGCCAAAATATTTTTTAAAAATGAACGGCCTGGATGTTGAAAAAGAGGCCGATTGTCGCTATGTGGGTTCTCAGGAATCTTCGATTATGAATGTTTTTCTGGGAAAAACTGTTGCAGGATGCACTTGGCCGCCCCCCTGGAAGTCGTTTATCAAAGATCATCCTGAAGTGGATAGTGCGGTCACGATACAATGGCAGACAGATCCCTTGATCAATAATGGTTTGGTAGTGCGAGATGATGTCCCGGAACGACATCGAAATATTTTTGCGGACATATTGTTTACTCTTCAAAAACACCAGGAAGGGAAAGAGATACTTAATCGAATCAATCTTTCCCGGTTTGTTGCCATTTCACAGCAGCAGTACATTTCGCGAGTGAATATTTTTTTACGGAAATATGAACACGAATTCGGATCATTGCCTGAAATCGGAGGAAAATAA